In Silene latifolia isolate original U9 population chromosome X, ASM4854445v1, whole genome shotgun sequence, the following proteins share a genomic window:
- the LOC141620698 gene encoding uncharacterized protein LOC141620698 — protein MSTDPEYFNEHGSSKDKDRVHSDWKPFCRKKLWHLPGPQTWKILLWKIITGSLPVGSEFVKRDLAWVSSCALCGIGSDTSETLDHLFRDCPISSRIWAGSVLGINVGQFSSLDVRTWIVNWILYLYKLEDGVTRVVHFLAILVSLWNLRNDIVFKGGSFHPVVFFSKARQLVTDVLQAINKCTNDTLHPPGYGPEEQDNQTDFDDIKMLRMGRPAYSIGVPSSCSMVRILVDAGWIDSRLAGFGWVVLGTEGDIRFEGSMRGRAESSLQAEALGIKEAIKWAQQAGILHLEVSTDCLQFITQWMGKATIHHHISGILGEITSLSTAFHCFCFSYVRRNQNTRAHGLAKQAMSLH, from the coding sequence ATGAGCACGGATCCAGAATACTTCAATGAGCACGGATCCAGCAAGGACAAAGACCGGGTTCATTCAGATTGGAAACCTTTCTGTAGGAAAAAGTTATGGCACCTCCCAGGCCCCCAAACCTGGAAGATCCTTCTATGGAAAATTATTACAGGGTCGCTTCCGGTGGGTAGTGAATTTGTTAAAAGAGATTTAGCTTGGGTTTCATCTTGTGCTTTGTGTGGAATTGGCAGCGACACCTCTGAGACGCTTGACCACCTTTTCCGGGATTGTCCTATTAGCTCGCGGATTTGGGCGGGTTCCGTTCTGGGCATTAATGTTGGTCAATTTTCTTCACTCGATGTTCGAACTTGGATTGTAAATTGGATTCTTTATTTGTACAAGTTGGAGGATGGGGTTACTCGGGTTGTCCACTTTCTCGCGATCTTGGTGAGCCTATGGAACTTAAGGAATGACATTGTTTTTAAGGGGGGTTCATTTCACCCTGTGGTTTTCTTCTCCAAAGCTCGCCAATTGGTTACAGATGTCTTACAGGCTATTAATAAATGCACCAATGACACCCTTCACCCGCCTGGCTATGGCCCGGAAGAACAGGATAATCAGACGGATTTTGATGATATTAAAATGCTCCGCATGGGGAGGCCGGCTTACTCTATTGGTGTTCCCTCCTCATGTTCTATGGTACGTATTTTAGTTGATGCTGGCTGGATCGACTCGCGTCTTGCAGGTTTTGGATGGGTGGTTCTTGGGACTGAGGGTGATATCAGATTTGAAGGATCTATGCGAGGTCGGGCGGAATCGTCCCTGCAAGCTGAAGCTTTAGGTATCAAAGAAGCCATTAAGTGGGCACAACAGGCTGGTATTCTCCACCTTGAAGTCTCCACTGATTGTCTTCAGTTCATAACTCAATGGATGGGGAAGGCGACCATACACCATCATATTTCAGGCATCTTGGGGGAAATCACTTCACTTTCTACTGCTTTTCATTGTTTTTGTTTTAGTTATGTTCGCAGGAATCAGAACACTCGAGCTCATGGATTGGCAAAACAAGCCATGAGCTTGCACTAG